One Melospiza melodia melodia isolate bMelMel2 chromosome 29, bMelMel2.pri, whole genome shotgun sequence DNA segment encodes these proteins:
- the TMEM25 gene encoding transmembrane protein 25 isoform X2: MHFPARRARAQSRTADRAAHGSSNAAALEELDPATERQPRTVCTLQEGESRIFTCWVPRPAPGATLAWYLNGQKQEVNLSTADTASILTFTGQRSDHQLNCSLTIPTPSESYNTSILLNVQYKPEILQEGAHYQQVEGTGLLLVLFVLVQANPPASITWMDKHGHVMANTSKFLLGATSYPGLANHSLHIHLNCTAGNLSISAANSVGITTASLLPTGLLDARVELPVLGVAIGAALALSALLSLGSCAACLACRLPELMRGPGQAGRSPRSQGSQCSSSEPPQPQGTRLPRQTQSLPPNLRLGDLAQEEGASPKDAGASARGEESALLGLENSLVRSKLGFIQLPVSGRIYKVPSMSSDEIWL, from the exons ATGCACTTCCCTGCCCGCCGGGCCCGGGCGCAGAGCCGCACTGCAGACCGGGCTGCACACGGCAGCAGCAATGCTGCAG CACTGGAGGAACTGGACCCCGCCACTGAGAGGCAGCCGCGAACAGTGTGCACCCTGCAGGAGGGGGAGAGTCGTATCTTCACCTGCTGGGTGCCCCGGCCAGCCCCCGGTGCCACGCTGGCCTGGTACCTCAACGGTCAGAAACAGGAAGTGAACCTCTCGACTGCAGACACTGCCAGCATCCTCACCTTCACTGGCCAGCGCTCCGACCACCAGCTCAACTGCTCCCTGACCATCCCGACCCCCAGTGAGAGCTACAACACCTCCATCCTTCTCAATGTGCAGT ATAAGCCAGAGATCCTCCAGGAAGGTGCCCACTACCAGCAGGTTGAGGGCACTGGCCTTCTCCTGGTGCTCTTTGTGCTGGTGCAAGCCAACCCACCTGCCAGCATCACCTGGATGGACAAGCATGGGCATGTGATGGCTAACACCTCCAAGTTTCTCCTGGGTGCCACAAGCTACCCAGGCCTGGCCAACCACTCACTCCACATCCATCTTAACTGCACAGCTGGAAACCTCTCCATCAGTGCAGCCAACAGTGTGGGCATCACCACTGCCTCCCTCCTGCCCACAG GTCTGCTGGATGCCCGTGTGGAGCTGCCTGTCCTGGGAGTTGCCattggagcagccctggccctatctgccctgctcagcctgggctcctgtgctgcctGCCTGGCATGTCGCTTGCCCGAGCTTATGCGAGGTCCGGGGCAAGCAGGACGCAGCCCACGCAGCCAGGGCTCCCAGtgcagcagctctgagcccccgCAGCCCCAGGGCACGCGTCTGCCCCGCCAGACCCAGTCCCTGCCACCCAACCTGCGCCTCGGTGACCTTGCACAGGAAGAGGGAG CTTCCCCCAAGGATGCAGGAGCCAGTGCTAGGGGAGAAGAAAGTGCCCTGCTAGGACTGGAAAACTCCCTGGTCCGCAGCAAGCTTG GTTTTATCCAGCTCCCAGTGTCTGGGCGCATCTACAAAGTGCCCAGCATGAGCAGTGATGAGATCTGGCTGTGA
- the IFT46 gene encoding intraflagellar transport protein 46 homolog, whose translation MAAPRHVRTRKYRHGGAGRGGAGRGGAGRWLLPAARGRARPGRVGATGAAGGVAMATAAAAARREARRAEPRPVENQPYDESLELPEADPGARSPLAGTAGRLRDSRRPGVPVGAAGSGGRGSGGKEEAAAHFPGPATFSEDDDEDDEDSEEDSSESDSEEDSEEHGATLDGDFNPADFDYLQVSSEIKDLFEYIKRYTPKTIEIEHKLQPFIPDFIPAVGDIDAFLKVPRPDGKPDNLGLLVLDEPSTKQSDPTVLSLWLTENSKQHNITQQIKVKSLENAENNPKAIESWIESISELHRCKPPATVHYSRPMPDIETLMQEWSPEFEELLGKVGLPSAEMSCDLAEYIDMICAILDIPVYKSRIHPLHVLFSLFLEFKNSQHFKPLADGQKGRSPPSNPPSQAAEAEVLSFN comes from the exons ATGGCGGCGCCGCGCCACGTCCGCACCCGGAAGTACCGTCACGGCGGGGCGGGGCGAGGCGGGGCGGGGCGAGGCGGGGCGGGGCGCTGGCTCCTcccggccgccagggggcgcgcgCGGCCGGGCCGAGTGGGCGCTACGGGCGCGGCGGGCGGAGTCGCCATggcgacggcggcggcggcggcgcggcgggaaGCGAGGCGGGCGGAG CCCCGCCCGGTGGAGAACCAGCCGTACGACGAGAgcctggagctgcctgaggccgatCCCGGAGCCCGCTCGCCGCTGGCGGGGACCGCGGGCCGCCTGCGGGACTCCCGTCGGCCCGGGGTGCCGGTCGGAGCGGCCGGGAGCGGCGGCCGGGGCAGCGGAGGGAAG GAGGAGGCAGCCGCACACTTCCCCGGCCCAGCCACCTTCAGCGAGGATGACGACGAGGACGATGAGGACTCGGAGGAAGATTCCTCGGAGAGCGACTCGGAGGAGGACTCGGAGGAGCACGGGGCCACGCTGGACGG TGACTTCAATCCAGCAGATTTTGACTACCTGCAGGTGTCCTCTGAAATCAAAGATCTCTTTGAATACATCAAGAG GTACACTCCCAAAACAATAGAGATTGAGCACAAGCTGCAGCCTTTTATTCCAGACTTTATTCCTGCTGTTGGAGACATCGATGCATTCCTAAAG GTTCCTCGTCCTGATGGCAAGCCTGACAACCTTGGCCTGCTGGTCCTGGATGAGCCCTCAACCAAGCAGTCAGACCCCACCGTGCTCTCCCTTTGGCTGACAGAGAACTCCAAGCAGCACAACATCACG CAGCAAATAAAAGTGAAGAGTTTGGAGAATGCAGAAAATAACCCTAAAGCCATTGAGAGCTGGATTGAAAGTATTAGTGAACTGCATCGCTGCAAGCCTCCTGCCACAGTCCATTACTCCAG GCCAATGCCTGACATCGAGACCCTGATGCAAGAATGGTCACCAGAATTCGAGGAGCTCCTGGGAAAG GTGGGTCTTCCGAGCGCGGAGATGAGCTGTGACCTTGCCGAGTACATCGACATGATCTGCG CCATTCTGGACATCCCCGTGTACAAGAGCCGGATCCACCCTCTGCACGTCCTCTTCTCCCTCTTCTTGGAGTTCAAGAACTCGCAG CACTTCAAGCCCCTGGCTGATGGGCAGAAGGGCAGGAGCCCACCATCCAACCCACCCTCACAAGCAGCGGAGGCAGAGGTGTTGAGCTTTAATTGA
- the TMEM25 gene encoding transmembrane protein 25 isoform X1, whose amino-acid sequence MGCASGWPGAALALLLLPLLSLLALCLAALEELDPATERQPRTVCTLQEGESRIFTCWVPRPAPGATLAWYLNGQKQEVNLSTADTASILTFTGQRSDHQLNCSLTIPTPSESYNTSILLNVQYKPEILQEGAHYQQVEGTGLLLVLFVLVQANPPASITWMDKHGHVMANTSKFLLGATSYPGLANHSLHIHLNCTAGNLSISAANSVGITTASLLPTGLLDARVELPVLGVAIGAALALSALLSLGSCAACLACRLPELMRGPGQAGRSPRSQGSQCSSSEPPQPQGTRLPRQTQSLPPNLRLGDLAQEEGASPKDAGASARGEESALLGLENSLVRSKLGFIQLPVSGRIYKVPSMSSDEIWL is encoded by the exons ATGGGGTGTGCCAGCGGCTGGCCGGGGGCTGCCCTTGCCCTCCTGCTGCTACCGCTGCTCAGCCTCCTGGCGCTCTGCTTGGCAG CACTGGAGGAACTGGACCCCGCCACTGAGAGGCAGCCGCGAACAGTGTGCACCCTGCAGGAGGGGGAGAGTCGTATCTTCACCTGCTGGGTGCCCCGGCCAGCCCCCGGTGCCACGCTGGCCTGGTACCTCAACGGTCAGAAACAGGAAGTGAACCTCTCGACTGCAGACACTGCCAGCATCCTCACCTTCACTGGCCAGCGCTCCGACCACCAGCTCAACTGCTCCCTGACCATCCCGACCCCCAGTGAGAGCTACAACACCTCCATCCTTCTCAATGTGCAGT ATAAGCCAGAGATCCTCCAGGAAGGTGCCCACTACCAGCAGGTTGAGGGCACTGGCCTTCTCCTGGTGCTCTTTGTGCTGGTGCAAGCCAACCCACCTGCCAGCATCACCTGGATGGACAAGCATGGGCATGTGATGGCTAACACCTCCAAGTTTCTCCTGGGTGCCACAAGCTACCCAGGCCTGGCCAACCACTCACTCCACATCCATCTTAACTGCACAGCTGGAAACCTCTCCATCAGTGCAGCCAACAGTGTGGGCATCACCACTGCCTCCCTCCTGCCCACAG GTCTGCTGGATGCCCGTGTGGAGCTGCCTGTCCTGGGAGTTGCCattggagcagccctggccctatctgccctgctcagcctgggctcctgtgctgcctGCCTGGCATGTCGCTTGCCCGAGCTTATGCGAGGTCCGGGGCAAGCAGGACGCAGCCCACGCAGCCAGGGCTCCCAGtgcagcagctctgagcccccgCAGCCCCAGGGCACGCGTCTGCCCCGCCAGACCCAGTCCCTGCCACCCAACCTGCGCCTCGGTGACCTTGCACAGGAAGAGGGAG CTTCCCCCAAGGATGCAGGAGCCAGTGCTAGGGGAGAAGAAAGTGCCCTGCTAGGACTGGAAAACTCCCTGGTCCGCAGCAAGCTTG GTTTTATCCAGCTCCCAGTGTCTGGGCGCATCTACAAAGTGCCCAGCATGAGCAGTGATGAGATCTGGCTGTGA
- the TMEM25 gene encoding transmembrane protein 25 isoform X3, producing the protein MGCASGWPGAALALLLLPLLSLLALCLAALEELDPATERQPRTVCTLQEGESRIFTCWVPRPAPGATLAWYLNGQKQEVNLSTADTASILTFTGQRSDHQLNCSLTIPTPSESYNTSILLNVQYKPEILQEGAHYQQVEGTGLLLVLFVLVQANPPASITWMDKHGHVMANTSKFLLGATSYPGLANHSLHIHLNCTAGNLSISAANSVGITTASLLPTVQVCWMPVWSCLSWELPLEQPWPYLPCSAWAPVLPAWHVACPSLCEVRGKQDAAHAARAPSAAALSPRSPRARVCPARPSPCHPTCASVTLHRKRELPPRMQEPVLGEKKVPC; encoded by the exons ATGGGGTGTGCCAGCGGCTGGCCGGGGGCTGCCCTTGCCCTCCTGCTGCTACCGCTGCTCAGCCTCCTGGCGCTCTGCTTGGCAG CACTGGAGGAACTGGACCCCGCCACTGAGAGGCAGCCGCGAACAGTGTGCACCCTGCAGGAGGGGGAGAGTCGTATCTTCACCTGCTGGGTGCCCCGGCCAGCCCCCGGTGCCACGCTGGCCTGGTACCTCAACGGTCAGAAACAGGAAGTGAACCTCTCGACTGCAGACACTGCCAGCATCCTCACCTTCACTGGCCAGCGCTCCGACCACCAGCTCAACTGCTCCCTGACCATCCCGACCCCCAGTGAGAGCTACAACACCTCCATCCTTCTCAATGTGCAGT ATAAGCCAGAGATCCTCCAGGAAGGTGCCCACTACCAGCAGGTTGAGGGCACTGGCCTTCTCCTGGTGCTCTTTGTGCTGGTGCAAGCCAACCCACCTGCCAGCATCACCTGGATGGACAAGCATGGGCATGTGATGGCTAACACCTCCAAGTTTCTCCTGGGTGCCACAAGCTACCCAGGCCTGGCCAACCACTCACTCCACATCCATCTTAACTGCACAGCTGGAAACCTCTCCATCAGTGCAGCCAACAGTGTGGGCATCACCACTGCCTCCCTCCTGCCCACAG TGCAGGTCTGCTGGATGCCCGTGTGGAGCTGCCTGTCCTGGGAGTTGCCattggagcagccctggccctatctgccctgctcagcctgggctcctgtgctgcctGCCTGGCATGTCGCTTGCCCGAGCTTATGCGAGGTCCGGGGCAAGCAGGACGCAGCCCACGCAGCCAGGGCTCCCAGtgcagcagctctgagcccccgCAGCCCCAGGGCACGCGTCTGCCCCGCCAGACCCAGTCCCTGCCACCCAACCTGCGCCTCGGTGACCTTGCACAGGAAGAGGGAG CTTCCCCCAAGGATGCAGGAGCCAGTGCTAGGGGAGAAGAAAGTGCCCTGCTAG
- the TTC36 gene encoding tetratricopeptide repeat protein 36 — protein sequence MATANDRAVLQTIFNPSTPFGDIPGLDEEEEDVQDEVEAFPLELLDQVRELELQGVSAAESGDISTALERFSEAIRLLPERASGYNNRAQALRLRGDVAGALQDLDAAIRLSRGRGRAACQSFVQRGLIHRLQARDEDARRDLERAARLGSAFARQQLVLLNPYSALCNQMLCEMLGRLRNPDGAGSD from the exons ATGGCCACAGCCAACGACAGGGCCGTCCTGCAGACCATCTTCAACCCCAGCACCCCTTTTGGGGATATCCCAGGgttggatgaggaggaggaggatgtccaGGACGAGG TGGAAGCTTTTCCGTTGGAGCTGCTGGATCAAGTgcgggagctggagctgcagggcgtTTCTGCGGCTGAGTCAGGAGACATCAGCACGGCCCTGGAGCGGTTCAGCGAGGCCATTCGCCTGCTGCCCGAGCGCGCCTCGGGCTACAACAACCGGGCCCAGGCGCTGCGTTTGCGCGGAGACGTGGCAG GTGCCCTGCAGGACCTGGACGCTGCCATACGGCTGAGCCGCggccgcggccgcgccgcctgcCAGAGCTTCGTGCAGCGCGGCCTCATCCACCGGCTGCAGGCGCGGGACGAGGACGCCCGGCGGGACTTGGAGCGCGCAGCGCGCCTGGGCAGCGCCTTCGCCCGACAGCAGCTCGTGCTCCTCAACCCCTACTCTGCGCTCTGCAACCAAATGCTCTGCGAGATGCTCGGTCGGCTGCGCAACCCCGATGGGGCCGGGAGCGACTGA